GGCCGGGTCGAAGCCGTCGTCGCGCGCCTGGTGGCTGTCCATTCCCGCGTGGTGCACGAGCAGCAGCACGCCGCCGGGCGCGACCGCGGCGAGCAGCGCGCGCTCGGCCGCGGCGTCGGGAGTGCGCAGCAGCGCCGGATACTGCGCCGAGACGAGATCGAACGATCCCGGCACGAGCCCCGCCCCCGCCAGCTCGGCATGCACCCAACGCACGGCGACACCGGCGTCGGCCGCATGCCCGGCCGCGCGCTTCAAGGCGACCCCCGACACGTCGAGCGCGGTCACATCCCAGCCATGGCTCGCGAGCCAGACCGCGTCCGCCCCCTCGCCACAGCCGACGTCGAGCACCCGCCCTGGAGTGAGCCCGGCGACCTCGGCCACCAGCGCGCCGTTGGGCTGGCCGCTCCACAGCCGCTCCCTGTCGGCGTACCGCTCGTCCCAGTGTGCCGCC
Above is a window of Pseudofrankia saprophytica DNA encoding:
- a CDS encoding class I SAM-dependent methyltransferase, with translation MTDEIEAGSPASDALASADGYAGDPGVAAHWDERYADRERLWSGQPNGALVAEVAGLTPGRVLDVGCGEGADAVWLASHGWDVTALDVSGVALKRAAGHAADAGVAVRWVHAELAGAGLVPGSFDLVSAQYPALLRTPDAAAERALLAAVAPGGVLLLVHHAGMDSHQARDDGFDPADYVWPAMIAALLDDDWIVERNEQRPRIAPEGGAGAHHTDDLVLRARRLR